In Sandaracinaceae bacterium, the following proteins share a genomic window:
- a CDS encoding DUF2490 domain-containing protein, giving the protein MRRSLCLVGLALGLSWWSVGPGLSRARADSDVQLWLSAQLRLRFHQRVQLDIEQGLRLDDNVSHVGRVLPELTLGVRVTDVLRLSLGYRLTWVNDNNPDLRHRVHADARFADKVGAFAWVTRVRYQATLRDEQPTRHTLRGLFGVGIRNDSIATPYVSTEVFTDVGHGDGAVARAWRGTLGVELKTSRHGLDVYYRIEVPLSDDTDPTLHILGLSYGYEAKFY; this is encoded by the coding sequence ATGCGGCGGAGCCTGTGCTTGGTTGGACTGGCGTTGGGTCTCTCGTGGTGGTCCGTCGGGCCCGGGCTTTCCCGCGCGAGGGCGGACTCGGACGTCCAGCTCTGGCTCAGCGCCCAGCTACGCCTACGGTTTCATCAGCGCGTGCAGCTGGACATCGAGCAGGGCCTGCGCTTGGACGACAACGTGTCGCACGTAGGCCGTGTGCTCCCCGAGCTGACGCTGGGCGTGAGGGTCACGGACGTGCTGCGCCTGTCGCTGGGCTACCGCCTCACGTGGGTGAACGACAACAACCCCGACTTGCGGCACCGGGTGCACGCGGACGCGCGCTTCGCCGACAAGGTGGGCGCCTTCGCCTGGGTCACGCGCGTGCGCTACCAGGCGACGCTGCGTGATGAGCAGCCCACGCGCCACACGCTACGAGGCCTCTTCGGGGTGGGCATTCGCAACGACAGCATCGCGACGCCCTACGTGTCCACTGAGGTGTTCACCGACGTGGGGCACGGAGACGGTGCCGTGGCGCGGGCCTGGCGCGGGACGCTAGGGGTCGAGCTCAAGACCAGCCGACACGGGCTCGACGTGTACTACCGCATCGAGGTGCCGCTCTCCGACGACACCGACCCGACGCTGCACATCCTCGGGCTCTCTTACGGCTACGAGGCGAAGTTCTACTGA